One genomic window of Moorella glycerini includes the following:
- the hypB gene encoding hydrogenase nickel incorporation protein HypB, whose translation MADFKVILAQDLRQANRDQAAANRARFQASGVTVVNLISSPGAGKTSILEATLARLAKEMKIGVIEGDIATSRDAARIAGWKVPVVQINTAGACHLDAALIAAALPELPLAELELLFIENVGNLVCPAEFDLGEDVKVSILSVAEGSDKPLKYPLVFQEARVLLLNKIDLLSYTDFDLAAFRQDLKALNPNLMVITLSARTGEGLEEWFLWLKQLVASKKQQTSPCGATA comes from the coding sequence ATGGCTGACTTCAAGGTTATCCTGGCCCAGGACCTGCGGCAGGCCAACCGTGACCAGGCCGCGGCCAACCGGGCCCGTTTTCAAGCCAGTGGCGTAACGGTAGTTAACCTCATCAGCAGCCCGGGGGCCGGCAAGACCAGCATCCTGGAAGCCACCCTGGCCCGCCTGGCCAAGGAGATGAAGATCGGGGTCATCGAAGGTGATATCGCCACCAGCCGCGACGCCGCCCGTATCGCCGGCTGGAAAGTACCGGTAGTGCAGATCAACACCGCCGGTGCCTGCCACCTGGACGCCGCCCTTATCGCCGCCGCCCTGCCGGAGCTACCCCTGGCAGAGCTGGAGTTGCTCTTTATCGAAAACGTCGGCAACCTGGTCTGCCCGGCCGAGTTTGACCTGGGCGAAGACGTCAAGGTTAGCATCTTGAGCGTTGCTGAAGGCAGCGACAAGCCTTTGAAGTACCCCCTGGTATTCCAGGAAGCCCGGGTCCTGCTCTTAAATAAAATTGACCTCCTGTCCTATACCGACTTCGACCTGGCCGCCTTCCGCCAGGACCTCAAAGCTTTAAACCCCAATCTCATGGTAATAACCCTCTCGGCGCGTACGGGAGAAGGTCTTGAGGAATGGTTTTTATGGCTCAAACAGCTGGTAGCCTCGAAAAAACAACAAACCTCCCCCTGCGGCGCTACCGCCTGA
- the hypF gene encoding carbamoyltransferase HypF — translation MAQTAGSLEKTTNLPLRRYRLTLQGIVQGVGFRPFIYRLARTWGIRGEVYNASSGVCIDAEGEAERLESFIREILTRPPRLARISAWQQEELPPKGWLDFKIKTSIAGSEQKVVASPDVALCPDCRREILDPADRHYRYPFTNCTSCGPRFTIIYTLPYDRVRTAMALFPLCSDCAAEYGNPADRRFHAQPVACPSCGPRATLLDNKGQPVAGDWVELAASFLRRGCILAVKGLGGFHLAVDATNNEAVANLRRRKGRPAKPFAVMARDLATVQKYCYVSQEEAGLLLGPAAPIVLLRRRPHTDLAPEVAPGLRSLGVMLPYTPLHLLLLQAGPPLIVMTSANISDLPLIKEEAKALQELAGVADYFLSHNREIVNRCDDSVVAWRLGETHFYRRSRGFVPAALQLDLPDGPDVLAAGSDLKNTFCLLKGREAFLSQHIGDLAPVETQAAWREALERLQVLCDCRPEIIACDLHPGYYSTRLAHELGSNVVGVQHHHAHLASCLAENGVTSPALGLICDGTGYGLDGAVWGGEILLGSYKSFQRLYHLRYVPLPGGDQGARHPWYMAVSYLYHYLGSGAGTTAARELFDRQGPALEIVLQMLNRNFQLVPTSSLGRLFDAVAALCGICLENTYDGQAACALEEAALAAGGAWAGWPPYPFDLTGAEMDPGAMIKAIWQDLQKGVEVPVIAARFHRTLAEMLLQAVLRAASFTGLRGVALSGGVWHNSLLLEEISRELAKRGFTVYRHRLVPPNDGGLSLGQAAVAREIGSG, via the coding sequence ATGGCTCAAACAGCTGGTAGCCTCGAAAAAACAACAAACCTCCCCCTGCGGCGCTACCGCCTGACCCTCCAGGGTATCGTCCAGGGCGTCGGCTTCCGCCCTTTTATTTACCGCCTGGCCCGGACCTGGGGCATCCGGGGGGAGGTCTATAATGCCAGCAGCGGGGTGTGTATCGACGCCGAAGGGGAAGCGGAGCGGCTGGAAAGCTTTATCCGGGAGATCCTGACCCGGCCGCCCCGCCTGGCCAGGATCTCCGCCTGGCAACAGGAGGAATTGCCGCCTAAAGGCTGGCTGGATTTTAAGATTAAAACAAGCATAGCCGGGTCAGAACAAAAGGTAGTGGCTTCCCCAGATGTAGCCTTGTGCCCTGATTGCCGGCGGGAAATCCTGGACCCGGCCGACCGCCATTATCGTTATCCCTTTACCAACTGTACCAGCTGCGGCCCCCGTTTTACCATCATTTATACCCTGCCCTACGACCGCGTCCGGACGGCCATGGCCCTTTTCCCGCTCTGCTCCGATTGTGCGGCTGAATATGGCAACCCCGCCGACCGGCGTTTCCACGCCCAGCCCGTAGCCTGCCCGTCCTGCGGGCCGCGGGCGACCCTGCTGGATAATAAAGGACAGCCGGTAGCCGGCGACTGGGTAGAGCTGGCAGCCTCCTTCCTGCGCCGTGGCTGCATCCTGGCCGTCAAAGGCCTGGGCGGGTTCCACCTGGCCGTTGATGCCACCAATAATGAAGCCGTAGCCAATTTACGCCGCCGTAAGGGCCGCCCCGCCAAGCCTTTCGCCGTCATGGCCCGGGACCTGGCCACGGTCCAAAAATACTGTTATGTCAGCCAGGAGGAAGCCGGCCTCCTGCTAGGGCCAGCAGCTCCCATCGTTCTCTTACGCCGGCGGCCGCATACCGATCTCGCCCCGGAGGTAGCGCCGGGCCTGAGGAGCCTGGGAGTCATGCTGCCCTATACCCCCCTGCACCTGCTCCTCCTCCAGGCCGGCCCGCCGCTCATCGTCATGACCAGCGCCAATATCAGCGACCTCCCCCTGATCAAGGAGGAGGCCAAGGCCCTGCAAGAGCTGGCCGGTGTGGCCGATTATTTCTTAAGCCACAACCGGGAGATAGTCAACCGTTGCGACGATTCCGTAGTGGCCTGGCGGCTGGGGGAAACCCACTTTTACCGGCGTTCCCGGGGGTTTGTCCCGGCAGCCTTGCAGCTCGACCTGCCGGATGGACCGGATGTCCTGGCGGCAGGTAGCGACCTGAAGAACACCTTTTGCCTGCTTAAAGGTAGGGAAGCTTTCTTAAGCCAGCATATCGGCGATCTGGCCCCAGTAGAAACCCAGGCAGCCTGGCGGGAAGCCCTGGAGCGCCTGCAGGTTTTATGCGACTGCCGCCCGGAAATTATTGCCTGCGACCTGCATCCTGGCTATTACTCCACCCGCCTGGCCCACGAACTGGGTTCTAACGTGGTCGGCGTCCAGCACCACCACGCTCACCTGGCCAGTTGCCTGGCGGAAAACGGCGTTACCAGTCCGGCTTTAGGGTTAATCTGTGACGGCACCGGCTACGGCCTGGATGGCGCCGTCTGGGGCGGGGAGATTTTGCTGGGGTCCTATAAAAGTTTTCAGCGTCTTTATCATCTGCGCTACGTCCCCCTGCCCGGCGGCGACCAGGGGGCGCGCCATCCCTGGTATATGGCCGTGAGCTACCTGTACCACTACCTGGGTTCCGGCGCGGGGACAACCGCGGCCCGGGAACTCTTTGACCGCCAGGGGCCGGCCCTGGAAATAGTCCTGCAAATGCTTAACCGTAATTTCCAGCTCGTTCCCACTTCCAGCCTGGGCCGGCTGTTCGATGCCGTCGCCGCCTTATGCGGCATCTGCCTGGAAAATACCTACGACGGCCAAGCCGCCTGCGCCCTGGAGGAAGCCGCCCTGGCTGCCGGTGGAGCCTGGGCCGGCTGGCCACCCTATCCCTTTGACCTGACTGGCGCAGAAATGGACCCGGGAGCAATGATCAAAGCCATCTGGCAGGACCTGCAAAAAGGCGTAGAAGTACCTGTTATTGCCGCCCGCTTTCACCGCACCCTGGCAGAAATGCTCCTCCAGGCCGTCCTGCGGGCCGCCAGCTTTACCGGCCTGCGGGGGGTAGCCTTGAGCGGCGGCGTCTGGCATAACAGCCTCTTGCTGGAAGAGATAAGCCGGGAGCTGGCCAAAAGGGGATTTACCGTCTATCGCCACCGGCTCGTGCCGCCCAATGACGGCGGTTTAAGTCTTGGCCAGGCGGCCGTTGCCCGGGAAATAGGGAGTGGATGA
- a CDS encoding HypC/HybG/HupF family hydrogenase formation chaperone codes for MCLGVPARIIAIEADGVQATVETRGVQARVSLALVEGCRPGSYVLVHAGHAISVINTEEAEARLNLWKELIAFKEASFMSANTSTIEL; via the coding sequence ATGTGTCTGGGAGTACCGGCCCGCATCATTGCCATTGAGGCCGACGGCGTGCAGGCTACGGTGGAAACCAGGGGCGTCCAGGCCAGGGTCAGCCTGGCCCTGGTGGAGGGCTGCCGGCCCGGGAGCTACGTCCTGGTCCATGCCGGCCATGCCATCAGCGTAATTAATACGGAAGAAGCTGAGGCCCGCTTGAATCTGTGGAAGGAGTTAATCGCCTTCAAGGAGGCATCTTTTATGAGTGCTAATACCTCCACCATTGAATTATAA
- the hypD gene encoding hydrogenase formation protein HypD — METWSTNHQKELTARLLVRVKSLAAAIAGKLGRRPVIMEVCGTHTVALARTGLRSLLAGCIDLRSGPGCPVCVTAPEEIDYMLCLARQPGVIIATFGDMVRVPGSSGSLEKARIEGCQIQVCYSPREAVTLARSNPDREVVFLGIGFETTAPAVGLAVKEAAALSLKNFSIYSAHKLVPPALATLAADPDLKLDGLLLPGHVSAILGRRAFTFLAREYNLPAAIAGFDALDILGALLELLLQIQKGEAQVNNAYPRVVSETGNHKAQEILREVFSLAPANWRGLGLIPLSGLKLNTAYEAFDASHRWRLELKPAPPPAGCLCGSVLKGLCLPPQCALFGRRCTPLRPVGPCMVSSEGSCAAYYRYAREAG, encoded by the coding sequence ATGGAAACATGGAGCACCAATCACCAGAAGGAGCTAACTGCCAGGCTCCTGGTCAGGGTAAAATCACTGGCGGCTGCCATAGCGGGCAAGCTTGGCCGCCGGCCGGTAATCATGGAGGTATGCGGCACCCATACGGTGGCCCTGGCCCGCACGGGACTGCGCAGCCTCCTGGCGGGATGCATCGATCTGCGCAGCGGGCCCGGTTGCCCCGTCTGCGTAACCGCCCCCGAAGAGATAGATTACATGCTTTGCCTCGCCCGGCAGCCGGGGGTTATCATTGCCACCTTTGGCGACATGGTGCGGGTACCGGGTAGCAGCGGTTCGCTGGAAAAGGCCAGGATAGAAGGCTGCCAGATCCAGGTTTGCTACAGCCCCCGGGAAGCCGTGACCCTCGCGCGTTCCAATCCCGATCGAGAAGTTGTTTTCTTAGGAATAGGCTTTGAAACTACGGCCCCTGCTGTAGGGCTGGCCGTGAAAGAAGCCGCGGCCCTGAGTCTCAAAAATTTCAGCATTTACAGCGCCCATAAGCTGGTACCACCGGCCCTGGCAACCCTGGCCGCCGACCCGGACTTAAAGCTGGATGGGCTGCTCCTGCCGGGGCACGTCAGCGCCATCCTGGGCCGGCGGGCCTTTACTTTCCTGGCCAGAGAATATAACTTGCCGGCTGCTATTGCCGGTTTTGATGCCCTTGACATCCTGGGGGCGCTATTGGAACTCCTGCTCCAGATCCAGAAAGGAGAAGCGCAAGTTAATAACGCCTACCCGCGGGTAGTCAGCGAAACGGGTAACCACAAAGCGCAGGAAATTTTAAGAGAAGTATTCTCCCTGGCTCCCGCCAACTGGCGCGGGCTGGGATTGATACCCCTCAGCGGGCTGAAATTGAATACTGCCTACGAGGCCTTTGATGCCAGCCACCGCTGGCGCCTGGAGTTAAAACCCGCCCCGCCGCCGGCCGGTTGCCTTTGCGGCAGCGTTTTAAAAGGCCTCTGCCTGCCGCCGCAGTGCGCCCTTTTCGGCCGGCGCTGCACCCCTCTCCGTCCCGTAGGTCCCTGTATGGTATCCTCGGAGGGTTCCTGCGCCGCCTACTACCGGTATGCCCGGGAAGCAGGATAA
- the hypE gene encoding hydrogenase expression/formation protein HypE — protein MTDCGSITGTVSLAHGDGGELTHRLISDLFLRYFRDEALQPLNDAALLPAQCGLLALTTDSFVVKPLFFPGGNIGTLAVNGTVNDLAVSGARPLYLTVGLILEEGLPLPVLEEVIAALAAAASEAGVAIVAGDTKVVERGHGDQIYINTTGLGLVAGNIDLGCHRVRPGDVIICSGAVGDHGLAVLAARENFGLEGLKSDCAALHTLILPLLENFPGAVKWLRDPTRGGLATTIKELALSAQVDIILSEEAIPVHDSVRGGAEILGLDYLYLANEGKFCAVVDRVAAEDVLAFLRRHPLSCEAALVGEIKEGSGRAFLRTALGATRELYLLSGQQLPRIC, from the coding sequence ATGACCGATTGTGGTAGTATTACTGGCACAGTTTCCTTAGCCCACGGCGATGGCGGCGAGTTGACCCACCGGTTGATCAGTGACCTGTTTTTAAGATATTTCCGGGACGAAGCCTTGCAACCTTTGAATGACGCCGCCCTGCTGCCCGCCCAGTGCGGCCTCCTGGCCCTGACCACCGATTCTTTTGTCGTCAAACCCCTCTTTTTCCCCGGCGGCAATATCGGCACCCTGGCTGTCAACGGTACGGTGAACGATCTGGCCGTCAGCGGCGCCCGTCCCCTTTACCTCACTGTGGGGCTGATTCTCGAGGAGGGGCTGCCCCTGCCGGTCCTGGAAGAGGTCATCGCCGCCCTGGCCGCAGCCGCCAGTGAAGCCGGGGTAGCCATCGTGGCCGGCGATACCAAGGTGGTGGAACGGGGCCACGGCGACCAGATCTATATCAATACCACCGGCCTGGGGCTGGTTGCTGGCAATATTGACCTGGGCTGCCACCGCGTCCGGCCCGGCGATGTAATCATCTGCAGCGGGGCGGTAGGCGACCACGGCCTGGCCGTCCTGGCAGCCCGGGAGAATTTCGGCCTGGAAGGGTTAAAAAGCGACTGCGCCGCCCTGCATACCTTAATCCTGCCCCTGCTGGAGAATTTCCCCGGTGCCGTTAAATGGCTGCGCGACCCCACCCGGGGCGGGCTGGCGACGACGATAAAAGAGCTGGCCCTGAGCGCCCAAGTTGACATTATCCTCAGTGAAGAAGCCATCCCCGTCCATGACAGCGTCCGCGGGGGAGCGGAAATCCTGGGGTTGGATTACCTCTACCTGGCCAATGAAGGTAAATTCTGCGCCGTGGTCGATAGAGTTGCTGCTGAAGATGTCCTGGCCTTCCTCCGCCGGCACCCCCTGAGCTGCGAGGCCGCCCTGGTCGGCGAAATTAAGGAAGGCAGCGGCCGTGCCTTCCTGCGTACTGCCCTGGGGGCCACCCGGGAACTCTATCTTTTGAGCGGCCAGCAGTTACCGCGGATTTGTTAG
- a CDS encoding thiamine pyrophosphate-dependent enzyme: MVKIKELPDVELVQGSYACAGCGGILAVRMALKVLGPETVIVTTPSCLLGVTTFYPQLAFKVPCVNVTFPSTAAAVSGVVAGLKCRGKKGVRVVGLAGDGGTVDIGLQALSGAIERGDNFIFICYDNEAYMNTGVQRSGATPLGARTTTTPVGSVGRGEERPKKDMLGIVAAHNIPYAATASIGYPQDYLTKVQKAMQVEGPAYIQVLSPCPPGWGYPSELTVKLARLAVQTGQWPLAEYENGRLTVKEIAHRRPLRDYLAPQARFAHLPG; the protein is encoded by the coding sequence ATGGTTAAAATAAAAGAATTACCTGATGTCGAACTGGTGCAGGGGTCTTATGCCTGCGCCGGCTGCGGCGGCATTCTTGCCGTTCGTATGGCCCTGAAGGTCCTGGGGCCGGAGACAGTCATAGTTACCACGCCGAGCTGCCTGCTGGGGGTAACCACCTTTTATCCCCAGCTGGCCTTCAAAGTTCCCTGCGTCAATGTAACCTTTCCCAGCACGGCGGCGGCCGTTTCCGGGGTGGTGGCCGGCTTGAAATGCCGGGGCAAAAAAGGGGTCAGGGTCGTAGGGCTGGCCGGCGACGGTGGTACCGTTGACATCGGGCTCCAGGCTTTATCCGGTGCCATCGAGCGGGGCGATAATTTTATTTTCATCTGCTATGACAACGAAGCCTATATGAATACCGGGGTACAGCGGAGCGGGGCCACACCTTTAGGGGCGCGGACCACGACGACCCCTGTCGGCAGTGTGGGCCGGGGGGAAGAACGGCCCAAAAAGGATATGCTGGGTATTGTGGCTGCCCATAATATCCCCTATGCAGCTACGGCCAGCATCGGCTACCCCCAGGATTACCTGACCAAGGTGCAGAAGGCCATGCAGGTGGAAGGCCCGGCCTACATCCAGGTCCTCTCCCCCTGCCCGCCGGGCTGGGGCTATCCCTCCGAACTGACGGTTAAGCTCGCCCGCCTGGCCGTCCAGACCGGGCAATGGCCCCTGGCCGAATACGAAAACGGGCGGTTGACGGTAAAAGAAATCGCCCATCGCCGCCCTTTGCGCGACTACTTGGCGCCCCAGGCCAGGTTTGCCCATTTGCCGGGATAG
- the porA gene encoding pyruvate ferredoxin oxidoreductase, producing the protein MRAYLNGNEAVAAAVRLARAEVVAAYPITPQSTIVEKIAEYIADGSMEADYIRVESEHAALAACYGSAVTGTRVFTATSSQGLAYMFEMLPYVSGCRVPMVMAVANRGLAAPWTIWADHQDAIACRDTGWIQLYVETAQEALDTCLQAYKIAAHPEVLTPVMVCLDGYVLSHTEEIVDVPDQEAVDRFLPPYRPEYSVDTQRPYVFGVGAGPDLYPAFKYYQQQAMLRAKEVIKEVDREFQAHFQRSYGGLVDPYYCHDAAVVLVVMGATAGTAREVVDYLRRQGEAVGLLRLRSFRPFPVEDLRAALTRARVVAVLDRDCSFGYEGVLATEIKAALAGLPVQPQVAGFIGGLGGRDISQEDLAGIFRHCLEAVRRQDRGEKQVINGDWQK; encoded by the coding sequence ATGCGCGCCTACTTGAACGGTAACGAGGCGGTGGCGGCAGCCGTGAGGCTCGCCCGGGCGGAAGTGGTGGCCGCCTACCCCATTACTCCCCAGTCGACCATTGTGGAGAAAATAGCCGAATATATAGCTGATGGTTCCATGGAGGCGGACTACATACGGGTGGAATCCGAGCATGCCGCCCTGGCGGCCTGCTACGGGTCAGCCGTAACGGGAACGCGGGTCTTTACGGCCACTTCTTCCCAGGGGCTGGCTTACATGTTTGAAATGCTCCCTTACGTCAGTGGCTGCCGCGTTCCCATGGTTATGGCCGTGGCCAACCGCGGCCTGGCGGCTCCCTGGACCATCTGGGCCGATCACCAGGACGCCATTGCCTGCCGCGATACGGGCTGGATCCAGCTCTACGTGGAAACGGCCCAGGAAGCCCTGGACACCTGCCTGCAGGCCTACAAAATTGCCGCCCACCCGGAGGTGCTGACGCCGGTTATGGTCTGCCTGGACGGCTATGTCCTCTCCCACACGGAAGAAATTGTGGACGTGCCGGACCAGGAGGCCGTAGACCGCTTCCTGCCGCCCTACCGGCCGGAGTATAGCGTGGATACGCAGCGGCCCTATGTCTTCGGGGTCGGTGCGGGGCCGGACCTGTATCCTGCCTTTAAGTATTACCAGCAGCAGGCCATGCTGCGGGCGAAAGAAGTTATTAAGGAAGTAGACCGGGAGTTCCAGGCCCACTTCCAGCGCAGCTACGGCGGCCTGGTGGACCCTTATTATTGCCATGATGCCGCCGTGGTGCTGGTCGTCATGGGCGCCACCGCCGGCACGGCCCGGGAAGTGGTGGACTATTTACGCCGGCAGGGCGAAGCGGTGGGCCTTTTACGTCTAAGGAGTTTCCGGCCTTTCCCGGTGGAAGACCTCCGGGCGGCCCTCACCAGGGCCAGGGTGGTGGCCGTCCTGGATCGTGATTGTTCCTTTGGTTATGAAGGGGTGCTGGCCACGGAAATTAAAGCGGCCCTGGCCGGCCTGCCGGTCCAGCCGCAGGTGGCCGGCTTTATTGGCGGCCTGGGCGGCCGCGATATCAGCCAGGAGGACCTGGCAGGTATTTTCCGCCATTGCCTGGAGGCGGTACGGCGCCAGGACAGGGGCGAAAAACAGGTTATTAACGGCGACTGGCAGAAATAA
- a CDS encoding 4Fe-4S binding protein: MLAEGDLRKGPNLATPCLSTTTGSWRLVRPVLDPGRCHNCLNCWLFCPEGCFTRGERIVSLNLDFCKGCGICVAECPRQALALVEEGSNDARLLER, translated from the coding sequence GTGCTGGCCGAAGGTGATTTGCGCAAAGGCCCCAACCTGGCGACCCCCTGCCTGAGCACCACTACCGGTTCCTGGAGACTGGTACGGCCGGTCCTGGACCCGGGACGTTGCCATAACTGCCTGAACTGCTGGCTCTTTTGCCCGGAAGGCTGCTTTACCAGGGGCGAAAGGATAGTTAGCCTGAATTTAGATTTTTGCAAGGGCTGCGGCATCTGTGTGGCGGAGTGTCCCCGGCAGGCCCTGGCCCTGGTGGAAGAAGGTAGTAACGATGCGCGCCTACTTGAACGGTAA
- a CDS encoding pyruvate ferredoxin oxidoreductase subunit gamma — MLQIRWHGRGGQGAVTAARIFGLAAALYGGRYAQSFPSFGTERRGAPVTAFTRLDNRPIRDRSQIYNPDYVVVLDATLLESTDVFAGLAAGGMVLINAGREMAAGQVRAGARVYYLDATRLAREVLGAPIVNTAMVAALAGATGLLSLEAVEKAIADVLPEGLAAKNIGVARQAFALAKGLIEKEAVAGAG; from the coding sequence ATGCTGCAGATTCGCTGGCATGGTCGCGGCGGCCAGGGCGCCGTTACCGCGGCGCGCATCTTTGGCCTGGCGGCAGCCCTCTACGGCGGCCGCTATGCCCAGTCCTTTCCTTCCTTTGGCACGGAAAGGCGGGGCGCGCCGGTGACGGCCTTTACCCGCCTGGATAACCGGCCCATCCGCGACCGCAGCCAGATCTATAACCCAGATTATGTGGTGGTACTGGACGCCACCCTGCTGGAGAGCACCGATGTTTTTGCCGGCCTGGCAGCCGGGGGGATGGTCCTCATCAATGCCGGCCGGGAGATGGCGGCCGGACAGGTGCGGGCCGGAGCCCGGGTCTATTACCTCGACGCCACCCGCCTGGCCCGGGAGGTCTTAGGTGCTCCTATAGTCAATACCGCCATGGTGGCGGCTCTGGCCGGGGCAACCGGCCTCCTTTCCCTGGAGGCGGTAGAAAAAGCCATTGCCGACGTCCTGCCGGAAGGGCTGGCTGCGAAAAACATTGGCGTAGCCAGGCAGGCTTTTGCCCTGGCAAAAGGTTTGATTGAGAAGGAGGCTGTTGCCGGTGCGGGTTAA